The stretch of DNA ACAGTATTTACCACAGTATTTGTCGTGGTACTGCTGATATCACAGTATTTACCACAGTATTTGTCGTGGTACTGCTGATACCACAGTATATACCACAGTATTTGTCGTGGTACTGCTGATACCACAGTATTTACCACAGTATTTGTCGTGGTACTGCTGATATCACAGTATTTACCACAGTATTTGTCGTGGTACTGCTGATACCACAGTATATACCACAGTATTTGTCGTGGTACTGCTGATACCACAGTATATACCACAGTATTTGTAGTGGTACTGCTGATACCACAGTATTTGTCGTGGTACTGCTGATACCACAGTATATACCACAGTATTTGTCGTGGTACTGCTGATACCACAGTAGCTCCGTAGTATTACAGACATTTTATTTGACTTACAAAAGCATCACAGTTCACTTAAATGTCCCATGACATGTAAACTTATTACAGCaatcattatattattttaaatacaatatAAGGTTTCTCTTTGTTTGCCTATATAAGGAGAAATATACGTCTattatatgtaataataataataatcaaagtgttttttattgattGTTCATATTCAGACAACAAACATCCCATTCAAAACAAGACGGTAAGATTCCAAactatggaagcccatttctgccagtgtgatggaaaaaaaaaaagatcctgtAATTCATTATAATGACTTAGtaactcaaaataatgacttccTTTATCATTATtctgagatactaagtcattataatGAATTacaggatcttttttttttccagcacacaAAACATACCTCATAAATACAGGTCTAAACTACAGAAAAAAACGTAACAAGACAAATCATAATACAGACATCAGACATACGggctaaaaaataaataaaagtaaataaaagaagCTGCcctgtaaagtaaagtaaatctAAGATGCTCTAATTTAAGGTGTGCCATGACCTCCTCTACCCATCGTTTATGAGATGGTGGTGTTGCCTTTATCCATTTGAATAAGATCAGTCTCCTCACCAGGGCAAGTCGGATCACCCCCTGATACATTCTTGTGATTGTTGTGTATTGACACTAACGTCAGaataaaaaacatcacatttgaaaaataatttcTTTGGGTCTGTGTGTTCTTTCTCATTGTTGCACTGATGTTGTCACCTCCATTTTAaagcgtgtgtttgtttttcccttcaGTTACCCTGAAAACCTCCAGTCacctctcagccaatcagagctcaCCTTGCAACAAGACAGAACAGTGACGAGTCTTGTGTCCTCCACATCGCcatcagtgtgtgtctctgacacTAAAGAACTAAAGAAAGTTTTTCTCCTTCCACTCGATGTTGCGTCACAGTAAGCTGCAAAAGCAGGTCCTAGCTCTGTACCGTCAGTTCCTCCGGGCCGGGCGGGACAAGCCAGGCTTCATCCCCCGGATCCGAGACGAGTTCAGGGACAATGCCCGCATCAAGAGAACAGATGTGATGCACATCGAGTATCTGTACCGGCGAGGACAGCGACAGCTGGAGCAGCTGAGGGACGTTAACACC from Solea solea chromosome 8, fSolSol10.1, whole genome shotgun sequence encodes:
- the sdhaf1 gene encoding succinate dehydrogenase assembly factor 1, mitochondrial, with amino-acid sequence MLRHSKLQKQVLALYRQFLRAGRDKPGFIPRIRDEFRDNARIKRTDVMHIEYLYRRGQRQLEQLRDVNTKQLGSFSKDPRADL